One Alcaligenes ammonioxydans DNA segment encodes these proteins:
- the flgM gene encoding flagellar biosynthesis anti-sigma factor FlgM, translated as MKISPSSLKTPLAETSAAERSTAPSRARQAYNSTSTNEVDFSAAARQLNSLQDSSADVDMKKVEALRQAIAAGELKIDTSRIADSLIASVRDLLK; from the coding sequence GTGAAGATCAGCCCCTCCTCCCTCAAGACACCTCTTGCTGAAACCTCTGCCGCAGAACGCAGCACGGCTCCCAGTCGTGCACGCCAGGCATACAACAGCACCAGCACCAACGAAGTGGATTTCAGCGCCGCAGCCCGCCAGCTCAATTCGCTGCAAGACAGCAGCGCCGATGTGGACATGAAAAAAGTCGAGGCCTTGCGCCAGGCTATTGCCGCCGGCGAGCTCAAAATTGACACCAGCCGGATTGCCGACTCCCTGATCGCCTCCGTGCGCGATCTTCTCAAGTAA
- a CDS encoding flagellar hook capping FlgD N-terminal domain-containing protein has product MSTVTNDRSALDPTAGAMAGMDARNKSAMAETEDRFLTMLITQLRNQDPLNPMDNAQVTSQMAQMSTVAGIQQLNNTLLAVAGQMDVSQSMQAANLIGKQVLVPGAKVSLGTSPDGEKVAMPFGIDLVSGSSTTLVHIKDSSGKVVREYELGPKEAGVYSLSWDGLDNQGSPLADGSYTVSVLASNDGTAVTASPLTHGKVDSVAYTSSGLMLDLGLAGSFSLLDIRKIM; this is encoded by the coding sequence ATGAGCACAGTCACCAACGATCGCAGTGCCCTGGATCCCACCGCCGGGGCGATGGCCGGGATGGATGCCCGTAACAAAAGCGCCATGGCCGAAACGGAAGACCGTTTCCTGACCATGCTGATTACACAGCTGCGCAATCAGGACCCACTTAACCCCATGGACAATGCCCAGGTCACCAGCCAGATGGCACAAATGTCCACGGTGGCCGGGATTCAGCAATTGAACAATACCTTGCTGGCCGTGGCCGGACAGATGGATGTCAGCCAGTCCATGCAGGCTGCCAACCTGATTGGCAAGCAGGTGCTGGTGCCAGGTGCGAAAGTGTCCCTGGGCACGAGTCCGGACGGCGAGAAAGTTGCCATGCCTTTTGGGATTGACCTGGTCAGTGGCAGCAGTACCACCTTGGTGCATATCAAAGACAGCAGTGGCAAGGTGGTGCGCGAGTACGAGCTGGGGCCCAAAGAGGCCGGGGTGTATTCGCTGAGCTGGGATGGCCTGGACAACCAGGGCTCCCCGCTGGCCGACGGTTCCTACACCGTCAGTGTGTTGGCCAGCAATGATGGCACGGCTGTGACAGCCAGTCCATTGACGCACGGCAAGGTCGATAGTGTGGCTTATACCTCCAGCGGCCTGATGCTGGATCTGGGTCTGGCAGGTTCATTCTCCCTGCTGGATATACGCAAAATTATGTAA
- the flhF gene encoding flagellar biosynthesis protein FlhF, whose amino-acid sequence MNISRFFGSTSREAMRQVRLALGPDALIVSNRRVNGGVEILATDSSSVPGATAERAPMPTGTAHQAAGIRQQDMAAPPAADNVMGAIGALRGALEGRMDDLVWSHQMRRSPVAVNLFQSLLSQGFSTALLRALLKRLPPELGARAALQWVRTELETHLPVLRAEDSLWQPGLALALVGPTGVGKTTTLAKLAARAVRRFGPDKVVLLTTDTYRIGAHEQLKIYGDLMRVAVHIVQDVAQLRSVMLGVRPDQVILIDNMGISQRDRYVREQAALLAGAGRRVQRLLVLNAASQGDTLDEVARSYTQDGGTPLSGCIISKVDEAIKLGAPLDTAIRFKLPIHYVSNGQKVPEDLRFMSAGELVDSALQVRESQRPLYAASSGDLAALLESGGQSAQEHQAEEERRARVLPRLLSAASAGGPVGLEQARRAAADLDERLACAEAYDFWRDLHAPHAAVQDGAAAQRAEGLMRAACQEVSEGDVSRLLVIHADHQPAGSQEQCSFSFLFSPKGQALSVPYYQRQTPSQWSDVRGVRSMERPSPTQALNQAMQVLNTQAQPVNLLHIFEGGSPTMWRQWADMPADWLALIPGATSLWHKDGKTTPNALSKQLAFHAIPDLAARLHLETLGRVRLSEIALWYAVEPVQLRQRQGEPVHLDLIVLRTVRRHDGKVLKTRFAFMHQHAGAEPIAPASLACYMMLRSEVQEMARLFNTVRGILPASHSEFEEELHLLAAAQLTLACWDLLQAPDNRGVRQLSARLLGKPGLKSSQSVDALVKMLVLKEAMS is encoded by the coding sequence ATGAATATAAGTCGCTTTTTTGGCAGTACCAGTCGTGAGGCCATGCGTCAGGTGCGCCTTGCTTTAGGCCCGGATGCATTGATTGTGTCCAACCGTCGAGTCAATGGCGGGGTGGAAATTCTGGCCACGGATTCCAGCTCGGTTCCCGGTGCTACGGCCGAGCGTGCGCCCATGCCCACGGGCACAGCGCATCAGGCAGCGGGCATACGTCAGCAGGACATGGCTGCGCCACCGGCTGCCGACAATGTGATGGGGGCAATCGGTGCGTTGCGCGGTGCCTTGGAAGGCCGGATGGATGATCTGGTCTGGAGCCATCAGATGCGCCGCTCTCCGGTTGCGGTCAATCTGTTCCAGAGCCTGTTGTCGCAGGGTTTTAGCACCGCGTTATTGCGTGCGCTGCTCAAGCGCCTGCCGCCCGAGCTGGGCGCGCGTGCTGCCTTGCAGTGGGTGCGTACCGAACTGGAAACCCATTTGCCCGTGTTGCGGGCTGAGGATTCCCTGTGGCAGCCGGGGCTGGCCCTGGCGCTGGTCGGTCCTACGGGGGTGGGCAAGACCACCACGCTGGCAAAGCTGGCGGCCCGCGCCGTACGTCGTTTCGGCCCGGATAAAGTGGTTTTGCTGACCACGGACACCTATCGGATTGGTGCTCATGAACAATTAAAGATTTATGGCGACCTCATGCGAGTGGCCGTACATATTGTTCAGGATGTGGCGCAGTTGCGCAGCGTGATGCTGGGCGTGCGGCCCGATCAGGTGATCCTGATCGACAATATGGGGATCAGCCAGCGGGATCGCTATGTGCGCGAACAGGCCGCTTTGCTGGCAGGTGCCGGTCGCCGCGTACAGCGCCTGCTGGTGCTTAACGCCGCCAGCCAGGGGGATACCTTGGATGAGGTGGCCCGCAGCTATACCCAGGACGGCGGCACGCCGTTGAGCGGCTGCATCATCTCCAAAGTGGATGAGGCCATCAAGCTGGGTGCTCCCCTGGATACAGCCATTCGTTTCAAATTGCCAATCCATTATGTGTCCAACGGCCAGAAAGTGCCCGAGGACTTGCGCTTTATGAGTGCGGGTGAACTGGTCGATTCTGCCTTGCAGGTTCGCGAGAGTCAGCGCCCTCTGTATGCGGCCAGCTCTGGCGACCTGGCCGCCTTGCTGGAAAGTGGCGGGCAGTCCGCTCAGGAACATCAGGCCGAGGAAGAGCGCCGGGCGCGTGTCTTGCCGCGTCTTTTGTCTGCTGCCTCGGCGGGTGGCCCCGTCGGCCTGGAGCAGGCACGGCGTGCCGCCGCTGATCTGGACGAGCGATTGGCCTGCGCCGAAGCTTATGACTTTTGGCGTGACTTGCACGCCCCTCATGCTGCTGTGCAGGATGGGGCGGCTGCACAACGAGCCGAAGGCTTGATGCGCGCCGCGTGTCAGGAAGTGAGCGAAGGCGATGTGTCTCGTTTGCTGGTGATCCACGCAGATCATCAGCCTGCAGGCAGTCAGGAGCAGTGTTCGTTCAGTTTCCTGTTCAGCCCCAAAGGTCAGGCTCTCAGCGTTCCCTACTATCAGCGTCAGACACCGTCACAGTGGTCGGATGTACGTGGGGTGCGCAGCATGGAACGGCCCAGTCCCACACAAGCGCTTAACCAGGCCATGCAGGTTTTGAACACCCAGGCCCAGCCGGTGAATCTGCTGCATATTTTTGAAGGCGGATCGCCCACCATGTGGCGTCAGTGGGCCGACATGCCTGCAGACTGGCTGGCGCTGATCCCCGGCGCGACCTCCCTGTGGCACAAGGACGGTAAAACCACGCCGAATGCCCTGAGCAAACAGTTGGCCTTTCATGCCATTCCCGATCTGGCTGCTCGCCTGCACCTTGAAACACTGGGCCGGGTCAGGCTCAGTGAAATCGCGCTGTGGTATGCCGTTGAGCCGGTGCAGTTGCGCCAGCGTCAGGGCGAGCCTGTTCATCTGGATCTGATTGTGCTGCGTACCGTACGTCGGCATGATGGCAAGGTGTTGAAGACCCGTTTTGCGTTCATGCATCAACATGCAGGTGCCGAGCCGATCGCTCCGGCCAGTCTGGCCTGCTACATGATGCTGCGTAGCGAAGTGCAGGAAATGGCACGCTTGTTCAACACCGTGCGCGGCATTTTGCCAGCCAGCCACTCTGAGTTTGAAGAAGAACTTCATCTGCTGGCAGCCGCCCAGTTAACGCTGGCCTGCTGGGACTTGCTGCAGGCCCCCGACAATCGTGGTGTGCGGCAACTGAGTGCCCGCCTGCTGGGCAAACCGGGCCTGAAGTCCAGTCAGTCGGTCGATGCGCTGGTGAAGATGCTGGTGTTGAAAGAAGCGATGAGTTAA
- the flgB gene encoding flagellar basal body rod protein FlgB: protein MIDRIGEHLKFYQTALAVRQQRQEVLASNIANADTPNYKARDMDFTATLKAALGGQGQMALPNTSLSLTSVRHIPAQASRPPSTDELLYRVPVQPSLDGNTVEMDVERMQFADNTLHYQSTINLASQRLKGLMAALQQ, encoded by the coding sequence ATGATTGATCGCATCGGTGAGCACCTGAAGTTTTACCAGACGGCACTGGCTGTGCGCCAACAGCGCCAAGAGGTTCTGGCCTCCAATATTGCCAACGCCGACACGCCCAACTACAAGGCACGGGATATGGACTTTACGGCCACCCTGAAAGCTGCTTTAGGGGGGCAGGGCCAGATGGCATTGCCCAATACCAGCCTGTCCCTGACATCGGTCCGTCACATACCCGCCCAGGCCAGCCGTCCGCCCAGCACGGACGAGCTGCTCTACCGCGTCCCCGTACAACCATCTTTGGATGGCAATACGGTTGAGATGGACGTCGAGCGCATGCAGTTTGCCGATAACACCTTGCACTATCAAAGCACCATCAACCTGGCGTCCCAGCGTTTGAAAGGCTTGATGGCAGCCTTGCAACAGTAA
- the flgE gene encoding flagellar hook protein FlgE, protein MSFGQGLSGLNAASQNLDSIGNNIANSGTVGYKASSVQFADVYANSRVGLGVQVSRVSQRFSVGNISSSGNMFDMAIDGANGLFRLEQSNGAVLFSRNGQFYPDKAGYLVNAQGHYLTGYGVGSSQLERLQVPSANVPPKATTSLDFKPNLPGGAEAIPAQDANGNPINIFDPKDSTTYSESFSYSVYDSLGNSHEISQYFVKRPANAGGESVWDVYYMEGSTPLSPAKATLTFNGAGVLTSPTPATVNLTLANPGGNASPADDLVFDVRYTGTTQFGGEFAKGKPYQDGYATGEYAGMNIDKDGTMVASYTNGVTQRLGSLVLADFSNLQGLSPVGGNAWAETGASGQPILGRPGENGLATIKGQAVEDSNVDMGQELVNMIIAQRTYQANAQTIKTQDQVLQTLVNLR, encoded by the coding sequence ATGAGCTTCGGACAAGGATTGAGCGGCCTGAACGCCGCCTCCCAGAACCTGGATTCTATCGGTAACAATATCGCCAACTCGGGAACGGTTGGCTATAAAGCGTCGAGTGTGCAGTTCGCGGACGTTTACGCGAACTCGCGCGTCGGTCTGGGCGTGCAAGTATCGCGCGTCAGCCAGCGCTTTTCGGTGGGTAACATCAGCTCCTCGGGCAATATGTTTGACATGGCCATTGACGGGGCCAATGGCCTGTTCCGTCTGGAGCAAAGCAACGGTGCCGTGCTGTTTTCGCGCAATGGCCAGTTCTATCCCGACAAGGCAGGCTATTTGGTGAATGCCCAGGGCCACTACCTGACCGGCTATGGCGTGGGCAGCAGCCAGCTTGAGCGCTTGCAGGTGCCATCGGCAAACGTGCCGCCCAAAGCCACGACGTCCCTGGATTTCAAGCCCAACCTGCCCGGTGGTGCCGAAGCAATTCCAGCCCAGGATGCCAATGGCAATCCCATCAATATCTTTGACCCCAAAGACAGCACCACTTACAGCGAATCGTTTAGCTACTCCGTTTACGACTCTCTGGGCAACAGTCACGAAATCTCTCAATACTTTGTCAAGCGGCCTGCCAATGCGGGCGGTGAAAGTGTATGGGACGTGTACTACATGGAAGGCAGCACGCCTTTGTCGCCCGCCAAAGCGACACTGACTTTTAACGGTGCCGGGGTGCTGACCAGCCCGACCCCTGCAACGGTCAACCTGACCTTGGCCAACCCCGGCGGCAATGCCTCCCCGGCCGACGACCTGGTCTTTGATGTGCGCTATACCGGCACGACCCAGTTCGGTGGCGAGTTTGCCAAAGGCAAGCCTTACCAGGATGGCTACGCCACCGGTGAATACGCTGGCATGAACATCGACAAGGACGGCACCATGGTGGCGTCCTACACCAACGGCGTCACTCAACGTCTGGGTTCGCTGGTTCTGGCCGACTTTAGCAACTTGCAAGGCCTTAGCCCCGTGGGCGGCAACGCCTGGGCAGAGACCGGCGCGTCGGGTCAACCCATTCTGGGCCGTCCTGGCGAGAACGGGCTGGCCACGATCAAGGGTCAGGCCGTGGAAGACTCCAATGTGGACATGGGTCAGGAACTGGTCAATATGATCATTGCCCAGCGCACCTATCAGGCCAATGCCCAGACCATCAAGACACAGGATCAGGTTCTGCAAACCCTGGTCAACCTGCGTTAA
- the cheZ gene encoding protein phosphatase CheZ — protein MDPQQTPTHPDSQSVPVDLVYRIANLTRLLRESMRELGLDQAIKDAAHAIPDARDRLHYVARMTEQAANRVLNAAEQVRPLQESLQADAQALDVEWEQWFEQPLDQDQARELVKRTRGFLRDVPVKAQQTQDNLLEIIMAQDFQDLTGQVITRMLGVVGTIETELVQVLVDNVPTEKREETQSLINGPVVSPVASEVVTSQDQVDDLLANLGF, from the coding sequence ATGGACCCACAGCAAACACCGACTCATCCTGATTCCCAAAGCGTACCGGTTGATCTGGTCTACCGCATCGCCAATCTGACCCGCCTGCTGCGGGAAAGCATGCGCGAACTGGGTCTGGATCAAGCCATCAAAGATGCCGCGCACGCGATTCCGGATGCCCGCGATCGTCTGCACTATGTGGCTCGCATGACCGAGCAAGCCGCCAACCGGGTGCTCAATGCTGCCGAGCAGGTGCGTCCTTTGCAAGAGTCTTTGCAAGCCGACGCCCAGGCGCTCGATGTGGAATGGGAGCAATGGTTTGAGCAGCCCCTGGACCAGGATCAGGCCCGCGAGCTGGTCAAGCGCACGCGTGGCTTTTTGCGCGATGTGCCCGTCAAGGCCCAGCAGACCCAGGACAACCTGCTGGAGATCATCATGGCCCAGGATTTTCAGGATCTGACCGGGCAGGTGATCACGCGCATGCTGGGCGTGGTCGGCACCATTGAGACCGAGCTGGTCCAGGTGCTGGTCGACAATGTGCCCACGGAAAAACGCGAAGAAACTCAAAGCCTTATCAATGGTCCAGTGGTCTCGCCGGTGGCCTCGGAAGTGGTCACCAGCCAGGATCAGGTGGACGATTTGCTGGCCAATCTGGGCTTTTGA
- a CDS encoding flagella synthesis protein FlgN, whose translation MPLQTCLADQHQALLDFEQLLVEENTLLLRRFEPQELAQITLSKYQVLERIEQLEQTRAQLLQARGLENSNQGLRYAAEQDELEHELEQLIELSQKVRNASDNNRILVDTFLADTQQNLDALEAFTGRNTFYDASGKTQNTQSSLSLKV comes from the coding sequence ATGCCTTTGCAAACCTGCCTTGCCGATCAACACCAAGCCCTGCTGGATTTCGAGCAGTTGCTGGTCGAAGAAAATACCTTGCTGCTGCGTCGCTTTGAGCCTCAGGAACTGGCCCAGATCACCCTGAGCAAGTACCAGGTGCTCGAACGCATTGAGCAACTGGAGCAGACCCGCGCCCAACTGCTGCAAGCACGCGGACTGGAAAACAGCAATCAGGGCCTGCGCTACGCTGCCGAACAGGATGAGCTGGAACACGAGCTGGAGCAACTGATCGAGCTGAGCCAAAAAGTGCGCAACGCCAGCGACAACAATCGCATTTTGGTTGATACTTTTCTGGCCGACACCCAGCAAAATCTGGATGCGCTAGAAGCCTTCACGGGCCGCAATACGTTCTACGATGCGTCGGGCAAGACGCAAAATACGCAGTCCTCTTTAAGTCTGAAAGTCTGA
- the flhB gene encoding flagellar biosynthesis protein FlhB, whose protein sequence is MAEDSDLEKTEPASPRRLEKAREEGQVARSRELTTFLMLLAGIGGIWVGAAYLYETFGGIVRRSVWFDPRVAHDPNAMVVQAAGLAGEALKGLAPLFALLVLVAILASIALGGMSFSGKALQPKFERMNPAKGIKRMFSMQTVIELIKTLAKAGLVGSVAVYVIWTEREQMTALMYVHPTAAIATGMTLIIKCCALIAASLLVIVLIDAPWQLWSFYKKLRMSRQDVKEEHKESEGDPHVKGRIRQQQRSMARSRMMSQVPGADVVVTNPTHYAVALKYQDGKGGAPRVVAKGTGLIAAKIRGLAAEHKVAMLEAPALARALYFNVELEREIPVDLYSAVAEVLAWVYQLRNWNKGQGERPIMPTRLNVPTGMDEGPLRSRKH, encoded by the coding sequence ATGGCAGAAGACAGCGATCTCGAAAAAACAGAACCGGCCTCGCCCCGGCGCCTGGAAAAGGCGCGGGAAGAAGGGCAGGTGGCCCGTTCCAGAGAGCTGACCACGTTTTTGATGCTGCTGGCCGGCATTGGTGGAATCTGGGTCGGGGCTGCGTATCTGTATGAAACCTTCGGCGGTATCGTGCGGCGCAGCGTCTGGTTCGATCCCCGTGTCGCCCATGACCCCAATGCCATGGTGGTCCAGGCGGCGGGGCTGGCTGGCGAAGCACTCAAGGGGCTGGCGCCCTTGTTTGCACTGCTGGTGCTTGTCGCGATACTGGCCTCCATTGCACTGGGTGGGATGAGTTTTAGCGGCAAGGCGCTGCAACCCAAGTTCGAACGCATGAATCCGGCCAAGGGCATCAAGCGCATGTTTTCCATGCAAACGGTGATTGAACTGATCAAGACCCTGGCCAAAGCGGGTCTGGTCGGCTCCGTGGCGGTCTATGTCATCTGGACCGAGCGCGAGCAGATGACAGCACTGATGTATGTGCATCCCACAGCGGCCATCGCCACGGGAATGACCTTGATCATCAAGTGTTGCGCCCTGATTGCCGCCAGCCTGCTGGTGATTGTGTTGATTGACGCGCCCTGGCAGCTGTGGAGCTTTTATAAGAAGCTGCGCATGTCGCGTCAGGACGTAAAGGAAGAACATAAGGAAAGTGAGGGCGATCCGCATGTCAAAGGGCGCATCCGGCAGCAGCAGCGGTCCATGGCGCGTTCGCGCATGATGTCCCAGGTGCCGGGCGCCGATGTGGTGGTCACCAACCCCACGCATTATGCGGTCGCGCTGAAGTACCAGGATGGCAAAGGTGGCGCGCCACGCGTGGTGGCCAAAGGAACGGGCCTGATCGCCGCCAAGATTCGCGGGCTGGCGGCAGAGCATAAGGTGGCGATGCTGGAAGCACCCGCGCTGGCGCGAGCCTTGTATTTCAATGTTGAGCTGGAGCGTGAGATTCCTGTGGACCTGTACTCGGCGGTGGCCGAGGTGCTGGCCTGGGTCTATCAGCTTCGTAACTGGAACAAGGGGCAGGGCGAACGTCCGATCATGCCCACCCGACTGAACGTGCCCACGGGCATGGATGAAGGTCCACTGCGTTCGCGCAAACATTAA
- the flgC gene encoding flagellar basal body rod protein FlgC: MSSFSIFQIAGSALTAQSQRMNVSASNLANADSVVGPDGQPYKARQVVFQMTPQGNSPVGGVQVLGVQESNAPGRLQYDPGNPYADAQGYVTLPNVDVVAETVNMLAASRSYQANVEVVNTSKNLMLRTLTIGQ, translated from the coding sequence ATGTCCAGTTTCAGTATTTTCCAGATTGCCGGCTCTGCCCTGACAGCGCAGTCCCAACGCATGAACGTGTCGGCCAGCAACCTGGCTAACGCCGACAGCGTGGTCGGGCCCGATGGTCAGCCATACAAGGCTCGCCAGGTCGTGTTTCAGATGACTCCGCAGGGCAACAGTCCTGTCGGTGGCGTGCAGGTGCTGGGGGTGCAGGAAAGCAATGCGCCGGGTCGATTGCAGTACGACCCCGGCAATCCCTATGCCGATGCCCAAGGTTATGTGACCTTGCCCAATGTGGATGTGGTGGCCGAGACCGTCAATATGCTGGCCGCGTCGCGCTCCTATCAGGCCAATGTAGAGGTGGTGAACACCTCCAAAAACCTGATGTTGCGCACCCTGACCATTGGCCAGTAA
- the flgA gene encoding flagellar basal body P-ring formation chaperone FlgA, with protein sequence MTLYRLLLCVCLFALGASVTARAQEPANVLSVQAMQEQAQEFLHKQAQMYPGVATITLDTSRLDTMPACAQNQIFLPSGQRLRSRMSVGVRCLSPHSWSTSIGATLSIQGSYYVSSRRINPGETIQQDDLVEREGDLLALANGVVIDPERIIGYVASQRIPLGNAIRASALRDPQSVTRGQMVRTIARGMGFVASGEGQALQSGAPGTQIQIKASSGQIISATVLDASTVQVIL encoded by the coding sequence ATGACCTTGTATAGACTCCTGCTTTGCGTATGTCTGTTCGCCCTGGGGGCGAGCGTCACTGCGCGCGCCCAGGAGCCGGCCAACGTACTCAGTGTGCAAGCCATGCAGGAGCAGGCGCAGGAGTTTTTACATAAACAGGCGCAGATGTATCCTGGTGTCGCCACGATCACGCTGGATACCTCGCGCCTTGACACTATGCCGGCCTGCGCCCAAAACCAGATCTTCCTGCCCAGCGGCCAACGCCTGCGCTCGCGCATGAGCGTGGGCGTGCGCTGCCTGAGCCCGCACAGCTGGAGCACGTCGATAGGCGCTACGCTATCGATCCAGGGCAGCTATTACGTGAGCAGCCGGCGTATCAACCCAGGCGAGACCATTCAGCAAGATGATCTGGTCGAGCGCGAGGGGGACTTGCTGGCGCTGGCCAATGGCGTGGTCATTGATCCGGAGCGGATCATCGGCTATGTCGCCAGCCAGCGCATCCCGTTGGGCAATGCGATACGAGCCTCGGCGCTGCGCGATCCACAATCGGTAACACGCGGCCAAATGGTTCGCACCATTGCACGCGGCATGGGCTTTGTCGCCAGTGGAGAGGGTCAGGCTCTGCAAAGCGGAGCACCGGGCACCCAAATTCAGATCAAGGCCAGTTCAGGGCAAATCATTTCGGCCACTGTCCTGGATGCCTCCACGGTCCAGGTCATTCTCTGA
- the flhA gene encoding flagellar biosynthesis protein FlhA: MNNFFALLKQNGGQHARLLAGPVLILMVMAMMILPLPPFLLDLLFTFNIALAVMILLVAMFTKKPLDFAAFPAVLLFATLLRLALNVASTRVVLMNGHKGPDAAGQVIEAFGHFLVGGNFAVGLIVFVILVIINFVVITKGAGRIAEVGARFTLDALPGKQMAIDADLNAGLIGEEDARRRRAEVSQEAEFYGSMDGASKFVRGDAVAGLLIMVINVIGGLVIGVLQHGLSFSEAGHVYTLLTIGDGLVAQIPALIISTAAGVVVSRVATDEDVGQQMVNQLFRNPMVLYITAGILGLMGLIPGMPNLVFLLLAAILGAGAWLMQKHQAEQAQQTSEPNDEVLAAADSAASEASWNDVSMVDPLGLEVGYRLISLVDHAQNGELLHRIRSLRKKFAQEVGFLPPVVHIRDNLELKPNDYRILLAGVEIGRGTATPGQWLAIDPGGVTMKLPGTPTSDPAFGLPAVWVDVSMREQAQIAGYTVVDASTVIATHINHLLHRHGAELLGRQEVQQLLDHVGREAPKLVEDFVPQTLSLSLLLKVLRGLLAEDVPIRDMRSIVETLAEHAPRILAPGAVQPGQEAGELLAVLRVALGRAIVQQWFPGEGELRVIGLDARLERVMTQALTSSGALEPGLAESVLTDTMRAAQFQEEHGDPPVLVVPPILRATLSRFLRHHIPQLGVLSNAEIPEERILRVTTIIGQSE; encoded by the coding sequence ATGAACAATTTTTTTGCCTTACTGAAACAAAACGGGGGACAACACGCCCGGCTTCTCGCCGGCCCGGTGCTGATTCTCATGGTGATGGCCATGATGATTCTGCCCTTGCCGCCGTTTCTGCTGGACCTGCTGTTTACCTTTAATATCGCCCTGGCCGTCATGATTTTGCTGGTGGCCATGTTCACCAAAAAGCCCTTGGATTTTGCGGCTTTTCCGGCGGTGCTGCTGTTTGCCACCTTGTTGCGTCTGGCCCTGAACGTGGCCTCCACGCGGGTGGTGCTGATGAACGGTCATAAAGGACCGGATGCGGCGGGGCAGGTGATTGAGGCCTTTGGTCACTTTCTGGTCGGCGGCAATTTTGCCGTGGGTCTGATCGTGTTCGTGATTCTGGTCATCATCAACTTTGTGGTGATTACCAAGGGTGCGGGCCGTATTGCCGAAGTGGGAGCCCGCTTTACCCTGGATGCCCTGCCGGGCAAGCAAATGGCCATTGATGCGGATCTGAATGCCGGTCTGATTGGCGAGGAAGATGCGCGACGTCGCCGGGCGGAAGTCTCGCAGGAGGCCGAGTTCTACGGTTCCATGGATGGTGCCAGCAAGTTTGTGCGCGGTGATGCGGTGGCCGGTCTGCTGATCATGGTCATCAACGTCATCGGCGGACTGGTTATCGGCGTGCTGCAGCACGGCCTGTCTTTCTCGGAAGCCGGCCATGTGTATACCTTGCTCACCATTGGTGACGGGCTGGTCGCGCAGATTCCCGCCCTGATTATCTCCACGGCGGCCGGGGTCGTGGTCTCGCGGGTGGCCACTGATGAGGATGTGGGCCAGCAGATGGTCAACCAGCTTTTCCGCAATCCCATGGTGCTGTATATCACTGCCGGGATTCTGGGCTTGATGGGTTTGATTCCCGGCATGCCCAATCTGGTGTTTCTGTTGTTGGCGGCCATTCTGGGAGCGGGGGCCTGGCTGATGCAGAAACATCAGGCAGAACAGGCACAGCAGACCAGTGAACCCAATGATGAGGTCTTGGCGGCAGCCGATTCAGCGGCCAGCGAAGCCAGCTGGAATGATGTGTCCATGGTCGACCCCTTGGGGCTGGAAGTGGGCTATCGCCTGATCTCGCTGGTGGACCACGCTCAAAACGGTGAGTTGCTGCACCGTATCCGCAGTTTGCGTAAGAAGTTTGCGCAGGAAGTGGGCTTTTTGCCGCCCGTCGTTCATATCCGGGACAACCTTGAACTCAAGCCCAATGATTACCGCATTTTGTTGGCCGGTGTGGAGATCGGGCGCGGTACCGCCACGCCGGGCCAGTGGCTGGCCATCGATCCTGGCGGTGTCACCATGAAGCTGCCGGGCACCCCGACCAGCGATCCGGCCTTTGGTCTGCCCGCTGTGTGGGTTGACGTGAGTATGCGTGAACAGGCCCAGATTGCGGGCTATACCGTGGTCGATGCCAGCACGGTGATTGCCACGCACATCAATCATTTACTGCATCGCCACGGGGCTGAATTGCTGGGCCGTCAGGAAGTGCAGCAACTGCTCGACCATGTGGGGCGCGAGGCTCCCAAGCTGGTCGAGGATTTTGTGCCCCAGACCCTGTCTCTTAGCCTTTTGCTCAAGGTCTTGCGAGGTCTGCTGGCGGAAGATGTGCCGATTCGCGATATGCGCAGCATTGTGGAGACCTTGGCCGAACATGCGCCGCGCATTCTGGCTCCCGGTGCCGTCCAGCCCGGGCAAGAGGCAGGCGAGCTTCTGGCCGTTTTGCGGGTGGCGCTGGGCCGGGCCATCGTACAACAGTGGTTCCCCGGCGAGGGCGAACTGCGCGTGATTGGCTTGGATGCGCGTCTGGAGCGTGTCATGACGCAGGCCTTGACCAGCAGCGGCGCTCTGGAGCCCGGTCTGGCCGAGTCGGTGCTGACCGATACCATGCGGGCCGCCCAGTTCCAGGAAGAGCATGGCGACCCACCCGTGCTGGTTGTGCCGCCCATTTTGCGGGCGACCCTGTCTCGTTTCCTGCGTCACCACATTCCCCAGTTGGGTGTCTTGTCTAACGCTGAAATTCCTGAAGAACGCATTCTTCGGGTCACCACCATTATTGGTCAGTCTGAATGA